The following is a genomic window from Ignavibacteria bacterium.
AAGGGATGCAAGAAACTTACCAAGCATAAGCTGTGTATCGGTAATTGGTTTTGTTAATAAAAGCTCCATAGTTCCCGATCTTTTCTCTTCAGAAAACGTTCCCATTGTGATAGCCGGGATTATAAAGACAAAAAGAAGAAGAAACCAGATGCTTTCAAATAAAAACCTGATTGAAACAACTCCCATCAGAAATAAATCTTTAGTAAAAAGAAAACCTGCTGCAAGCAAAAATCCTATTATGACTATGTATGCAACAGGAGACAGAAAATATGATTTTAATTCTTTCTTGCTTATTGTTAATATATTGTTCATCTACTTATTTTATTATTGAGTTCTGTTAGTATGGCAAAAATTAATTTAAGGTCAGTTCCCTGAAAATGTCCTCGAGTGAAGTTACTTCCTGATGAAGACCAAGAATTACAAGTTTCATTCCGACAATTTTATTGAATAGTTCCTCACGGATATCCAAACCTTTGCCTGATGAAATTTCAAACTTCCACGATTTGTTATCTTCGGAATCGAATTTAGCTTTATCAACTCCTTTGATGTTTCTGATTACTTCAAGAACAGCTTCCCTGTTAGTTGAATTATCTTTCTTTACAATTAATTCAATTAAAATTTGTCCCTGGAATCTTTGTTGAAGCTGGTCGGGCGTTCCGTCTGCAACTATCTCGCCTTTGTTAATAATGAGAACTCTGTCGCAGGTTGCCTGAACTTCCTGAAGTATATGAGTGGAAAGAATAAGAGTTTTATGCTTGCCGAGATTTTTAATTAATTTTCTTATCTCGATAATCTGGTTTGGGTCTAAACCGGAAGTCGGTTCATCAAGAATTAAAACGTCGGGGTCATGTACCATTGCCTGCGCAAGACCGACTCTTTGTTTATATCCTTTTGAAAGCTGACCTATGTCTTTGTGCTTAACATCGCCTAATCCGCAAAGCTCAATCATTTTTTCAACTGAACTTTTAATTTTTGATTTCTCAACTCCTTCAAGTTCTGCCGCGAACTTGAGATAATCAACAACGTTCATATCCTGATATAGCGCATTTGTTTCAGGAAGATATCCGATTTTTTTGCGGACATTTAATGATTCGCTTTCAGTATCAAGCCCATCAACCAAAATTTTGCCGTCGTTAGGAGTCAAATAAGTGGTAATCATTTTCATGGTCGTTGATTTTCCTGCTCCGTTTGGACCAAGAAACCCTACAATTTCGCCTTTGTTAATTTCAAACGAAATATTGTTAACTGCTGCCTGAGAACCGTAAAATTTTGTTAAATTTTCAACTTTTATTGACATTTTTTGCGAGATAAAATTTTTAAGACAATATTAAAAATATAAGCAATAATTTTAATTTTCAAACCATTTAGGATTCAAAATGCGTAAAATAACTGCAATTTTATAAAGATTTCTGAATTTCTTTTATCCTATCGATGAACCAGGATTTTAATTCCATCTTTTCTTTTTCCTCTATTTCATTTACTAATTTTTTTGCCTGTAGTTTGGAGGGATTATGACGTAGAGTTTTCAGTTTTTGTATGTAACCAAGAAACGTGAAATTTAGTTCTTTGAACTCATTTGACATTCTATCATTTTGATTTAAATACTGCCTGAATGCTGTCGAGGTGTTATCCAGATTATTATTTTCATTTAATTCATAATAAATTTTTATCTGATTTTTTTTAATTCGTGTCATATAATAAAAATCTTCGCTTTTAACACGCGATATAATTTCAAGGGATTGGTTATAGTATTTATGTTTAACTGCAATATCTTTTGACTCATATCCTTTAAGGTAATTAAACACAGCTAAATTATAATTGTAAGCATTTTCTTTCTGGCTTGGTATTATTTTATCTTTGTAATCTTCAATAAAATTTTCAGCCCATTTAAAATCTTTTTCAAGAAACGCGGATGCCGCAATGTTTATGTATGAATGTGCAGTCATATATCCCTCCTCAGTGAATACATCTTCCTGCACAAGCTGTTTTAACAACTCATAGCTTTCAGTTTTGAACTCAGGGTCTTTCACCATTCTTCTTGATTTAGCATAATTATACAATTCTATCCCGAAGTTTTTGTAATCATCAGACGGAATGCGGTTTTTATTTTCAAGAACAAGAGATTTTATCTTAAAATAAAGTCCATTATCATTTTTAGTTTCATACAAAACTAAAAAACTGTGAAATATTTCAAGCAAGATATTGTCTTTATACAAGCTTTTGTTTGTTTCAAGAATCTTCATCACATCCCGGTACAGATGCATGTTATACGAAAAATTAACTGTTCTTTTGTAGTTTGTTATGTTAAAATATTTTTTCAACATCAACGTTACAAAAAATGAGATAAGGCAATTGGTTTCTTCAGTAATACTGTCATAAGCTTTCTGCCGCTTTCCCGGATGAAGCTGCTGCTCTTCAAACATTCTTCTCTCAAAAAGCAAATCGTGCAATTCAAGAAAATATTTTTCATCTTTAACTTTTGTCTTTTTCAATTCTTTGAAAATCTCTTCAATTTTTTTCTCATATAAGCTTTCGTGATTGTTCATTCTTAAGTTCTGCAAAATCTGTTTTTCCTTTATTTGCGTATTTTCCTTGAGCATTGAAATAGAAATAAATTCTTCAATCAGTTTTACCATGTTTGAAAAAAGATTCCGTATTATGAATGAGTTGTATTTTTTACCCGGATAAATCTGAGAAAAAACAAATTCAATTTTTGGAGCTTTATCATTAGGTTTATTCAAATATTTCTGAAGAAGAATCAAAAGCTCTATTATTTTTTTATTGCTGTTATGAAAAGGAGAATTAATAAATTTATTAAGCTCCTTTAAGTCCGTTTTTGAAAATGATTTTAATAGATAAAAAAGCTTTGTATTTTCCATAGATTAATTGGTTAAACTATGAATTTTTTATTATAAATTCGGCAGTCATTATCTATAAAAAACCGTATTTTTATTTAAAAAACAATGAATTTATTTATTTTATGCTCAAAATATGTTTATTTTTTTTTATTATATATAAACATTTTTTCTTTTTGCGCTAAATAATTTTTCTTTTTAATTTAAAACAAATTGATATGGGAAACTCAAACTCACAAAAAAGATTTGTTTGTTCAAAGTTCCAGACAGTTGATGTCTGCAACTACGAAGTTACGGGTAGTGAAGAGCATGTAGTAAGTGAAGCTGAAAGACATATATTGGAAGAACACGATTATCAGGATGGACCCGAAGGCGGAAATTTTTCAGAAGCACAAGGATTACAGGACATGATAAGAGCATCGCTGGAAGATGTTTAATTGTCAATAATTTTAGTAACCTTTTTCTCTTTTTTCGATTCCTAATGCGCCGAAAGGTTTTTGAGGGAGAAAAAATGAATAAAGCAGCAATAAAATCACGCGGGGGAACTTTAAAAGTTAATCCATTGAAAGCAATTGTAAGATTCTATAATGGCTGGGTTAGATTTCTTAAAGTTCTTATAAAGATTTGAGAATTATAATTTCGAAGAATAATTTTTATCGAAGTAATTCTGATATTCACCACTCATAACTTTCCTCCACCAGTTCTGATTATCAAGGTACCATTTTATTGTCTTCTCGATACCTTCAGGGAACTGGTATTTTGGAGCCCACCCAAGTTCATTCATAATTTTAGATGAATCAATCGCATAACGCCTGTCATGACCGGGACGGTCTTTGACATAAGTAATCTGGTCTTCGGATTTTCCAAGCTTTTCTAAAATCAATTTCACAATGTCGATGTTGTACCACTCATTGTTGCCGCCGATGTTATAAACTTCTCCATACTTTCCTTTTTCAAGCACTGCAAGAATCCCGGAACAATGGTCATCAACATAAAGCCAGTCACGGACATTTTTTCCGTCACCATAGACAGGGAGCTTCTCTCCATCAAGCGCTTTTGCAATCATAAGCGGTATTAGCTTTTCAGGAAACTGGTAAGGCCCATAATTATTGGAACATCTTGTTACAAGAACCGGCAAATGATGAGTGTGATAATAAGCCCTGCACAGCATATCAGCAGATGCCTTGCTCGCTGAGTAAGGACTGTTAGGCGCAAGCGGAGTTTCTTCGGTGAATTTTATCGATTTATCATCTTCAGGCAGTGTTCCGTAAACCTCATCTGTCGAGACCTGCAAAAATTTTTCAAGTTCTAATGTTTTAAAATAATCGAGAAGAACTTCCGTTCCTAAAACATTCGTAACAACAAACTCACGTGAACCGAGAATGCTTCTGTCAACGTGAGATTCTGCCGCAAAGTTAACAATCGTGTCTATGTTATTTGTTCTCAATGCTTCACCGACTTCATCAAGGTGGCAAATATCACCTTTTATGAATTTATAGCGCGGATTGTTTTCAATATCGGTTAAGTTTTCAAGATTTCCTGCATAAGTTAGCTTATCATAATTGAAAACGTTGTAATCTGTGTTTTCTAAAATGTATTTTACGAAATTACTGCCGATAAATCCGGCTCCGCCGGTAATGAGAAAATTTTTCATTAACTATTTTGACGCTGAATCAACGCTGATATTATATGATTAATTATGAACTTCGATAAAAATTATTTAAAGAATAAACCGACGTTTAAGCTTAAATCAAAGGTAAAACCGTCTGCTTTTATTCCTGAGGGAACACCGGTAACATCTGCACCGTTTTCCGCTACCCAGCCGTCATTTGCAGTGAACATATATCCCGCATTGATTTTAGTATAAAGTAAATCAGTCAATAAAAATCCGAAACCGACTTTAGGTTGAACACTGTAAAATCTTTGATTTATCGTCTGAGAGAAATTTTGCGTGGATGAAGAATTTACAAATTCATTCCACAGTGTTGTAAAACTTCCGAAATTCGGGTTATGCTGATAAATTTTCAGAGTAAGCTCACCCGTTGTTAAGTTAGCTCCCGCAGTAAAATCAATTCTCTTAGAAAGCGGTTTTATGTATTCAAGACTCAATCCACCCATACCCATTTGATAAACAACCTGTTTCGTTATATTATCGGGAGTAACTGTTTTGACAGTTTTTGAAAGACTTGCGCCAAAACCGCCGACTCTCAACCAGTTAACTTTAGGAACATCCATTGCTCCCCCACCTCCGAGAATAAAGTAACCGCTTGTGGGCAAATCCGGAAGTCCTGCTTTGCGAAGCTCGACATTGAGCTCATCAACTTTTGGAATATGCCATCCTGATATGACACCGCCATAAATGGAAAATTTGTTAATAAATTGAGCATTTGCGCTTCCGCACAAAAAGAGAAATAAGACGATTGCTATTATTTTTTTCATAATTTCAAATTATTTGTTAAAATATCAAAATATGGGGTTTATATAAAGGAAGTTAGAAAAGACCATACTAATAATTTAAAGAATCAAAATCTATTTCAAATTTTCCTACAACCCTCTTTGCCTGATAAAGTTCAACATTATACCCTTTTTGTTGATAATTTTGTTTCAAAACTTCAATAATTTTCATTTTCACATTTTCATTTGACTTCAGACCAAGATAAACTGCTTTTAAATGCTCTTTATTTATTTCAAAATTTAATTTTCCATAAGTATCTAATTTCTGAATAAGTCTATATTCATGTTCATATTGCCAGTTTATAGCTTTTGTAATTGCAAATTGAAATGTTTGATATGAACCATCAATGATTCCATTGTATACAGAAATGTTTTGGGAATACTTTACTCTATATAGTGGTGAAAAATTATTAAACATTTCTATTTCCACAGGTGTAACAGATTCGTTAAACCAAAAGCCATTATTTTTTTTATCTTCATAACTTTCAAACTTCAAGCATATACCTTTATGGTAATTAGCATAATGCGACCACATCAAAATATTCTTATGTTCACGAGTGAACGAACTTACACAAAAATTCTCTAATTCGCCAAAGTGATATTCAGCAGCTTTTGCATTATATAATCCAAATCCTACTGGTTGTAAATTTTCTAATATAGATTCAATTGTCGATAAATTCGTAATATGCATTCTATTTCTTAAGAATTTTTCAATATCTGATTTTGTTCCAATATATTTAGAGTATATAAAACCATCAAATGGATCATTTAAATTGCCAACAGGTGTAAAATGTATAATAGAATTTTCTAAATTAGAAAAAGTAAACTTATCATAATCAGGACAATATTTATAAATTTCCATTTACCTTTAGATTAAATGTTATTATTAATAATTTGACGCTTAATAAAATACTAATTCAAATATTAAAATTGAATTAATGAAAATTTCTGCAACATCGGCGTTGGTATTGAACTGGACAAGACCTGAAATATGGCAAAGCAAAGAAGCACAGGAGTATTCTAAAAATCTTGATTTGAGCGAAGGCGATGAACTTTACGGATGGTACAGCGAAAAAGAAAATTACATGCACACGCAATCAGTCAGCAATCGGAAATTTTTTATTCGGAAAGCATGTGTGGATTTTTTAAATATGTTTCCTGATGGGCAGGTTATAATCATGGCCGCAGGAATTGCTCCGATGTCGATTGAACTTGCATCATTATTTCCGCAGAGCAAAATTTTTGATGTCGACAAATATCTGATGAAAGAAAAAGCTGAAATCACTAATGGAAAATTTCCGATTATAAAATTTATCGAGTGCGATATAACAGATATTTCTTGTCTTGAAATTTCATTAAAAGAAAACGGATTCGACAAATCAAAACCGCATCTGCTTGTGATGGAGGGAATTACATATTATCTTCACGAAAAAGATTTAAGAAATATTATTACTTATTTTATTTCAGGCGGTGCGTATTATGCAGGTGATTTCGGATTAGCTGCAGAATCAATCTGTGAAACAAACAGAATTTATGGAACAGAAGTGTTCCGTAAAATAAAAGAATACGCAAAGCTCGACTTCGTTCAGTTTTATAAACCCGAAGATTTTATGAAGCTTATGCAAGACTGTGGATGTAACAACGCAAAACGAGTTTTAATGAATGAAATTCAGGTTGAACGAACGGGCTCACCTGAACCATATCTTGGCGAAGAACCCGGATGGATTTCACTTGTAAGAAATTTTTAACGGAAGAAATTAGGGCTTTTAGCTTTCATTGTATCAATATAAGCTCTCCATTGAATTGCACTATTATATGCTGCATAATTTTTATATCTCCAATCATCAGTTCGTTTAACTATTAATTCTTCCGCTTTTTCAAGTAACTGTTCGGCAAATTTAAAATTACTATTATTGAATTCATAATTGCACCAAAGTATATATTCCTGAGCTATATTTGCTCTTCTTAAATCGTCGCTGATTTGCTGTTCTTCAGTCATTCGTATTGCATCTCGTATGGAATTTCTTCCCATTATACTATCTTTTTTAATATTGAAATAATAATTAGCTTCAGAATTTTTTATTGCATAATGCGTTGGTGTATCATCGACTATATTAACAGCCCTCGATAATAAATCTTTTATGCGTTCGGTTTTATTTAATGTAAATGCATGATTAATTAATACTACATAGCCTGCATCATTAAGATAAGACGGATCAACATCAGAGATCGAAATTGCTTCATCAAGCAGGTTGCTTGCCTCTGCTTGGGTGCTGGCAAAAATGCTATTATAATTAATTCCAGAGGATGCAAGTGTAGTTTGAATTTCTGTGAGTCTTTGAACAATCTCTTTTGCACGGGTTTTATATGCTTCTTCTTGTAATCCTTTCTCTTTAAAAATAGGATACAAGGTTGCCACAGCAGAAAGAAGCAAGGCAAACGTTGAAACTAATACAGGTGTATCGGAATACCATTTTTTTGCTTTATGTGATTGAGTCTGCAGAATGTCAACTTCATGCCCGGTAAGATCCTGGCGTTCTTTGAGGCGGGAAATATCCTGCATTGCAGAATCGAGCTTTTCATTAATTAAGCTTAATGACATGCTGACCGCATCGGTATTAAGTGGTTGCTTACTTTCTTTTTGAGGTTCAGGAGTGATGTCCTGTTCCGGTTCGGGATTCTCGCCCATAATCAAATTTATTTAATTTTATATGGAGATACTCCTCAGCTCACACAAGGAAATTACTTTTAATCCTATTTCAAATCAAGTTTAATTAACAAGCTTTTTCCAAAGTTTCCTCGTCTCTTCATAACTATCTCTGTGAATTTCCTTTTTTATTTTAAATGGTAAGACCTTATTATCAATCATTATTTTTATAATCTCGTGCCTGCAATGTCCGCAAGTTAATTTATCATATAATTCAATTAGAGGTTGTTTACAGTCTTTAGCTTTGTTTTTCTTATATAAATCGATATAACTCATTGCAAGTGAATGTATTTTCCATTGTTGCTCTTCCTTTTTAACAAGTTTTGTCAGCATTTTTCCATCGCCTGATTTATAATTAGTGATAAGCAAACTAATATATATTGAAGGAAATTTAGATTTAGGAATTTGTTTTATCGCAAATCTTCTGATATTATTATTTTTAAAAAACTTTAACGAATCACACGCGAATTCAATTAATCTGTCTTTTCTATTGTCTTTCTGTTTTGCTTCCTTTAATAAAGGCATATATCCAAATGGAAATTTAATGTAAGAAAAAATTCTGAGATATTTTTCTTTTCGTATTCTTTTCGTTTCTTTAAGAAAGTTATCTGCAATTTTTAAAATATCAGATTTTGATAGTTGTTTAATTTCATCTCCATGCAACGGAACAATTTTATTTTGTGCAATCCTTTTCTCAACAAATTCAGCAGTAATTTTTATTTTTTCTTTTTTAAAGATAGGGCTTTTGTAATTTTGAATTGTTTCAAGGTATCTTTTAATATTTGAATTCGTTTTACCGGCATTTTTCAAATCCTTCAATACATCAAGCTTTGGATTATCTTCCTGAAAGGACTTTATTAATGAATCATCTTTCCAATAACGCGGATTTTTCTTTAAGTTTCTTCCCCTGATTTCAGCAATATATTTTAGTCCATTAATTCCATCTAATTTTAAAATTTCATATTCTCCCAAAGAATCCGCATGTTTAATTCTATTGCTAAAATACCTTTTATAAATAGCATTATAAAATTCTTTGTCACCTTGTTTTGCATATAAATAAGCAATGCCATATAATTGGTCAAGGGTATCTGAATCATTTTTTCCTTCAGATAACCCCTTTAAAATTGCTTTTCTAATTTTCGATTTATTTGGAGATAAGTTTGCAAGTTCATAGATATATCTAGAACGTGTTCCCTCATCTTGAACATTAGGAGTGTAATTCTTTATTGCGGCTTTTATAATTTCGGAAAAAAAATCTAATTGAGGATTTTGTTTTAAAATTTGAAACACTTCTCCCGTTCCTCGTTTTATAGAACTAATAAATTTTTCTTTTATACCAGTCAATAAATTTTAATATGACAAATTTGGTGAAAGCCATTTTTCTACTTCTTCGACTTTCATATTTTTACGTTTTGCATAATCTTCGACCTGGTCTTTATTAATTTTGCCAAGACCGAAATACTTTGATTCAGGATTAGCAAAATATAATCCGCTGACAGATGAGGCAGGATACATCGCAAGATGTTCGGTTAGTTTTATGCCAACATTTTTTTCTGCGTTGAGCAAATCGAATAATATCCATTTTTCAGTGTGGTCAGGGCAAGCAGGATATCCCGGTGCCGGACGAATGCCCTTATATTTTTCTTTTATAAGGTCATCATTACTAAGTTTTTCATCTTTTGAATAGCCCCAAATTTCAGTTCTGACTTTTTTGTGCATAAGCTCAGCAAATGCTTCTGCAAGACGGTCAGCCATAGCTTTAAGCATAATTAAATTATAATCGTCATGATCGCGTTCAAATTCTGCGAGTTTCTTCTCAATGCCGATTCCTGAAGTAACAGCAAATCCGCCGACATAATCTTCGCGTCCGGTTTCTTTCGGCGCAACAAAATCCGAAAGCGCAAGATTCGGTGTTCCGGAAACTTTTTTGCTTTGCTGTCTTAAAGTATGCAATTTGTTTATCAAACGGTCGCGTTTATCATCCGTATATAATTCAATATCATCACCGGTTGAATTTGCTCTCCAGATTCCAATTACTGCATTTGCTTTCAGCCATCTTTGTGAGATAATTTTCTTCAGCATATTTTTAGCATCGAGAAATAAATTTGCTGCCTGCTCACCGATTACTTTATCGGTTAATATATCCGGATATTTCCCCGCAAGCTCCCATGTTCTGAAAAACGGTGTCCAGTCTATGAATTCAGCAATTTCTTCAAGAGGATAATTTTCAAATTTTTGAACTCCAACAAAATTCGGCTTCGTGATTTCTGTTTTACCCCAATCGATTTTTAATTTATTATCCTTAGCTTCATTGATTGAAATAAGATTTTTTTCCGCGCGTGATTTTGCATGGTGCTCACGAAGGTTTGTATATTCTTGTTTTATCTTTTTTGCAAATTCATCCTTTTTTTCACTAAGCAAACTGCTCACAACGGGAACTGAACGTGATGCGTCAAGCACGTGAACAGTCTGACCATGTTTATAATTCTGTTCTATCTTAACCGCAGTATGAACTTTTGAAGTTGTTGCGCCTCCAATAAGCAGCGGCACATTAAATCCTTCACGTTCCATTTCCTTCGCAACGTGAACCATTTCATCGAGAGACGGCGTAATTAATCCGCTCAATCCGATTATATCAGCATTGATATCTCTTGCTGTCTGAAGAATCTTTTCACTCGGCACCATAACTCCAAGGTCAACCACTTCATAATTATTACATCCAAGAACAACTCCGACAATATTTTTTCCAATATCATGAACGTCACCTTTAACTGTCGCAAGAAGAATTTTCCCTTTTGGTTTTGCATCGACAGTTTTTTCTGCTTCAATGAAAGGAGTCAAATAAGCAACAGCTTTTTTCATTACACGCGCGCTCTTCACAACCTGCGGAAGAAACATTTTTCCCTGCCCGAATAAATCTCCGACAATATTCATTCCGTCCATCAAAGGACCTTCGATAACCTGAATCGGTCTGCTGTATTTTTGACGGGCTTCTTCTATATCGGTATCGATATAATCGACAATGCCCTTCACAAGCGAATGTTCCAAACGTTTTTCAACAGTCTCATTTCTCCAGCTGTTATCAACAACAGTTTCTTTGCCTTTACCTTTTACTTTTTCAGCAAACTCAACAAGTCGTTCTGTCGCATCAGGTCTTCGGTTCAATAAAACATCCTCAACTCTTTCAAGCAAATCCTTCGGAATGTTCTCATAAATTTCAAGCTGTCCTGCATTCACAATTCCCATATCCATGCCCGCTTTCACAGCATGATACAAGAATGCCGAGTGCATCGCTTCACGGACACGGTCATTACCACGGAATGAAAACGAAATATTGCTAACACCTCCGCTCACACGAACACCGGGAAGATTTTGTTTAATCCATTGTGTTGCCTTTATGTAATCAACGGCATAATTATTATGCTCTTCGATTCCCGTTGCAACAGTCAGAATATTCGGGTCAAAAATTATATCCTCAGGCGCAAAACCGATTTCTTTGGTTAAAATGTTATATGCTCTCTGGCAAATTTCAATTCTTCTTTCATAATTATCTGCCTGTCCTTTTTCATCAAAAGCCATCACGATAACAGCAGCTCCATACATTTTAACTTTGTGTGCCTGCTCTTTGAATTTCTCTTCACCTTCTTTAAGCGAAATTGAATTAACAATCCCCTTACCTTGAACACACTTTAATCCTGCTTCAATGACCGACCATTTTGAAGAATCAAGCATAATCGGAACTTTTGAAATATCTGGTTCAGAGGCAATAAGATTCAAGAATTTTACCATTGCTTCTTCGGAGTCAATCATGCCTTCATCCATATTTATATCAATAATCTGTGCACCGTTTTCAACCTGCTGTCTTGCTACTGATAATGCTTCTTCGAAATTTCCTTCTTTAATAAGTTTTTTGAATTTTGCAGAACCTGTAATATTTGTTCGCTCGCCGACATTTATAAAGTTACTCTCACGGTAAATCACAAGCGGTTCTAAGCCGCTGTAATGCGGATATTTCTCAAGGGTAGGAGGCACTCGTGGTGGATATTTCTGAGCAACATCCGCAACGGCTTTAATATGTTCGGGAGTTGTTCCACAACATCCACCAACCATATTAATCAAACCTTCTTTCATAAACTCTTCAAGCTGCTTTGCGGTTGATTCGGGAGTTTCATCATACTGACCGAATTCATTCGGCAAACCTGCATTTGGATAAGCACTGACAAACAATTCGGACTTTTCAGATAAATCAGATACATGAGGACGTAATTTACTTGCTCCAAGAGCGCAGTTGAATCCAATGCTAAGTAAATCAACATGAGAAACGGAATATAAAAATGCTTCAGCAGTTTGTCCGGACAGTGTTCTTCC
Proteins encoded in this region:
- a CDS encoding ATP-binding cassette domain-containing protein, producing the protein MSIKVENLTKFYGSQAAVNNISFEINKGEIVGFLGPNGAGKSTTMKMITTYLTPNDGKILVDGLDTESESLNVRKKIGYLPETNALYQDMNVVDYLKFAAELEGVEKSKIKSSVEKMIELCGLGDVKHKDIGQLSKGYKQRVGLAQAMVHDPDVLILDEPTSGLDPNQIIEIRKLIKNLGKHKTLILSTHILQEVQATCDRVLIINKGEIVADGTPDQLQQRFQGQILIELIVKKDNSTNREAVLEVIRNIKGVDKAKFDSEDNKSWKFEISSGKGLDIREELFNKIVGMKLVILGLHQEVTSLEDIFRELTLN
- a CDS encoding DUF1059 domain-containing protein yields the protein MGNSNSQKRFVCSKFQTVDVCNYEVTGSEEHVVSEAERHILEEHDYQDGPEGGNFSEAQGLQDMIRASLEDV
- the rfbB gene encoding dTDP-glucose 4,6-dehydratase, with the translated sequence MKNFLITGGAGFIGSNFVKYILENTDYNVFNYDKLTYAGNLENLTDIENNPRYKFIKGDICHLDEVGEALRTNNIDTIVNFAAESHVDRSILGSREFVVTNVLGTEVLLDYFKTLELEKFLQVSTDEVYGTLPEDDKSIKFTEETPLAPNSPYSASKASADMLCRAYYHTHHLPVLVTRCSNNYGPYQFPEKLIPLMIAKALDGEKLPVYGDGKNVRDWLYVDDHCSGILAVLEKGKYGEVYNIGGNNEWYNIDIVKLILEKLGKSEDQITYVKDRPGHDRRYAIDSSKIMNELGWAPKYQFPEGIEKTIKWYLDNQNWWRKVMSGEYQNYFDKNYSSKL
- a CDS encoding DUF2971 domain-containing protein, which encodes MEIYKYCPDYDKFTFSNLENSIIHFTPVGNLNDPFDGFIYSKYIGTKSDIEKFLRNRMHITNLSTIESILENLQPVGFGLYNAKAAEYHFGELENFCVSSFTREHKNILMWSHYANYHKGICLKFESYEDKKNNGFWFNESVTPVEIEMFNNFSPLYRVKYSQNISVYNGIIDGSYQTFQFAITKAINWQYEHEYRLIQKLDTYGKLNFEINKEHLKAVYLGLKSNENVKMKIIEVLKQNYQQKGYNVELYQAKRVVGKFEIDFDSLNY
- a CDS encoding class I SAM-dependent methyltransferase; the protein is MKISATSALVLNWTRPEIWQSKEAQEYSKNLDLSEGDELYGWYSEKENYMHTQSVSNRKFFIRKACVDFLNMFPDGQVIIMAAGIAPMSIELASLFPQSKIFDVDKYLMKEKAEITNGKFPIIKFIECDITDISCLEISLKENGFDKSKPHLLVMEGITYYLHEKDLRNIITYFISGGAYYAGDFGLAAESICETNRIYGTEVFRKIKEYAKLDFVQFYKPEDFMKLMQDCGCNNAKRVLMNEIQVERTGSPEPYLGEEPGWISLVRNF
- the metH gene encoding methionine synthase; this translates as MDKTNILKELLKKRILILDGAMGTMIQRYNLTEEDFRGEKFKDYPHLLKGNNDLLSITRPDIIKAIHGEYFDAGADIIETNTFNSTSISQADYKLEDYVYEINLQAAKIAKEVAEEYTKKNPDKPRFVAGAIGPLNKTLSLSPNVNDPGYRAVTFDEVVNSYSEQIDALVKGGVDILLVETIFDTLNSKAALFAIQKYFNENNIKLPVMVSGTITDDSGRTLSGQTAEAFLYSVSHVDLLSIGFNCALGASKLRPHVSDLSEKSELFVSAYPNAGLPNEFGQYDETPESTAKQLEEFMKEGLINMVGGCCGTTPEHIKAVADVAQKYPPRVPPTLEKYPHYSGLEPLVIYRESNFINVGERTNITGSAKFKKLIKEGNFEEALSVARQQVENGAQIIDINMDEGMIDSEEAMVKFLNLIASEPDISKVPIMLDSSKWSVIEAGLKCVQGKGIVNSISLKEGEEKFKEQAHKVKMYGAAVIVMAFDEKGQADNYERRIEICQRAYNILTKEIGFAPEDIIFDPNILTVATGIEEHNNYAVDYIKATQWIKQNLPGVRVSGGVSNISFSFRGNDRVREAMHSAFLYHAVKAGMDMGIVNAGQLEIYENIPKDLLERVEDVLLNRRPDATERLVEFAEKVKGKGKETVVDNSWRNETVEKRLEHSLVKGIVDYIDTDIEEARQKYSRPIQVIEGPLMDGMNIVGDLFGQGKMFLPQVVKSARVMKKAVAYLTPFIEAEKTVDAKPKGKILLATVKGDVHDIGKNIVGVVLGCNNYEVVDLGVMVPSEKILQTARDINADIIGLSGLITPSLDEMVHVAKEMEREGFNVPLLIGGATTSKVHTAVKIEQNYKHGQTVHVLDASRSVPVVSSLLSEKKDEFAKKIKQEYTNLREHHAKSRAEKNLISINEAKDNKLKIDWGKTEITKPNFVGVQKFENYPLEEIAEFIDWTPFFRTWELAGKYPDILTDKVIGEQAANLFLDAKNMLKKIISQRWLKANAVIGIWRANSTGDDIELYTDDKRDRLINKLHTLRQQSKKVSGTPNLALSDFVAPKETGREDYVGGFAVTSGIGIEKKLAEFERDHDDYNLIMLKAMADRLAEAFAELMHKKVRTEIWGYSKDEKLSNDDLIKEKYKGIRPAPGYPACPDHTEKWILFDLLNAEKNVGIKLTEHLAMYPASSVSGLYFANPESKYFGLGKINKDQVEDYAKRKNMKVEEVEKWLSPNLSY